In one window of Microbacterium natoriense DNA:
- a CDS encoding ATP-dependent DNA ligase, producing MRLSEVVATADEVAATPSRLAKIDALAQLLKRADGDEILPLVGILLAAPRQGRLGVGWRGLSALEVAPADDDTLAVADVDEFFEALAAASGTGSTAARTEILTGFAGRATAAEWDFVMRAMLGELRTGALAGVLLDAIARASDRPIASVRRAAMLSGDLGVTAAIALTGSAEELEAVGLVVGRPVLPMLASTAATASAALEITGPASVEYKLDGARIQVHRHGDEVHVFTRSLADVTHRVPEIVEIVRGLPVHDVILDGETLSLDEDGGPRPFQETMSRFGADVSRELVLRPWFFDVLHVDGRDLLDEPLATRLAELDRFASEWRMPGIVTDDATAAERLARDALAAGHEGVVVKGVDAPYAAGRRGKSWVKVKPVLTFDLVVLGAEWGSGRRRGWLSNLHLGARDADGEFVEPGGFVMVGKTFKGLTDELLRWQTETFPDYEERRTASAVFLRPALVVEIAIDGVQRSPRYPGGIALRFARVKGYRPDKTPADADTIQSLRALLRG from the coding sequence ATGAGGCTCTCCGAGGTGGTCGCCACGGCCGACGAGGTCGCGGCCACACCGTCACGACTCGCGAAGATCGACGCTCTCGCGCAGCTGCTGAAAAGAGCGGATGGCGACGAGATCCTGCCGCTCGTCGGCATCCTGCTCGCGGCTCCGCGCCAGGGCCGCCTCGGCGTGGGCTGGCGCGGACTCAGCGCTCTCGAGGTCGCGCCGGCCGACGACGACACGCTCGCAGTCGCCGACGTCGACGAGTTCTTCGAGGCGCTGGCCGCGGCATCCGGAACGGGCTCGACGGCCGCACGCACAGAGATCCTGACCGGATTCGCGGGCAGGGCGACCGCCGCCGAGTGGGACTTCGTGATGCGGGCGATGCTCGGAGAGCTGCGCACCGGCGCTCTCGCGGGAGTGCTGCTCGACGCGATCGCACGCGCATCCGACCGCCCGATCGCATCCGTGCGCCGCGCCGCCATGCTCTCCGGCGACCTCGGCGTCACGGCGGCGATCGCCCTCACCGGAAGCGCGGAGGAGCTCGAGGCGGTAGGGCTCGTCGTCGGCCGTCCGGTGCTGCCGATGCTGGCGTCGACCGCCGCCACGGCGAGCGCTGCGCTCGAGATCACGGGCCCTGCATCAGTCGAGTACAAGCTCGACGGCGCCCGCATCCAGGTGCACCGCCACGGCGACGAGGTGCACGTCTTCACGCGCAGCCTCGCCGACGTCACCCATCGCGTGCCGGAGATCGTCGAGATCGTGCGCGGGCTCCCGGTGCACGATGTGATCCTCGACGGCGAGACGCTGTCGCTCGATGAAGACGGCGGCCCGCGTCCGTTCCAGGAGACGATGTCGCGGTTCGGCGCCGATGTATCGCGCGAGCTCGTGCTGCGTCCGTGGTTCTTCGACGTGCTGCACGTCGACGGCCGCGATCTTCTCGACGAGCCGCTGGCCACGCGCCTCGCCGAACTCGATCGGTTCGCCTCAGAGTGGCGCATGCCCGGCATCGTGACGGACGACGCGACAGCCGCAGAGCGGCTCGCCCGCGACGCCCTCGCCGCAGGACACGAGGGGGTCGTGGTCAAGGGCGTCGACGCACCCTACGCTGCAGGCCGCCGGGGCAAGTCCTGGGTGAAGGTCAAGCCCGTGCTCACGTTCGACCTGGTCGTGCTCGGCGCCGAGTGGGGATCGGGCCGCCGCCGCGGCTGGCTCTCCAACCTCCACCTCGGCGCGCGCGACGCCGACGGAGAGTTCGTCGAGCCGGGCGGATTCGTGATGGTCGGCAAGACGTTCAAGGGCCTGACCGACGAGCTGCTGCGCTGGCAGACCGAGACGTTCCCCGACTACGAGGAGCGGCGCACCGCATCCGCTGTCTTCCTGCGGCCTGCCCTGGTCGTCGAGATCGCGATCGACGGCGTGCAGCGCTCGCCGCGCTACCCCGGCGGCATCGCCCTGCGCTTCGCCCGTGTCAAGGGCTACCGGCCCGACAAGACACCGGCCGATGCCGACACGATCCAGTCGCTGCGCGCGCTGCTGCGCGGCTGA
- a CDS encoding enoyl-CoA hydratase/isomerase family protein, with protein sequence MIDLAIADDVATVVLNAPAKLNALDEQALLELAAAYDDAEASGVRALVLRGEGRAFCAGRDISGVDPRDDDVIGFLSGLVTPLLQRMSRFPAPTFAVAHGACLGVGLGLLIATDVVYVAESAKIGSPFAALGATLDSGGHAFFLDRLGAHKTLDLIYTGRLMSGTEAVEAGLFSRVLPDDQVVQATVDAASAASRGATAAFLASKQLISRIRDERLSLWDSVAIENAAQAALCDTSDYREGFAAFQEKRRPEFRGR encoded by the coding sequence TTGATCGATCTCGCCATCGCGGACGATGTCGCCACCGTCGTCCTGAACGCCCCCGCGAAGCTCAACGCGCTCGATGAGCAGGCTCTGCTCGAACTCGCAGCCGCGTACGACGACGCGGAGGCATCGGGCGTGCGCGCCCTCGTGCTGCGCGGCGAAGGGCGCGCGTTCTGCGCCGGCCGCGACATCTCGGGAGTGGATCCGCGGGATGACGATGTGATCGGCTTCCTCAGCGGGCTCGTGACCCCGTTGCTGCAGAGGATGTCGCGGTTCCCCGCCCCGACGTTCGCGGTCGCGCACGGCGCCTGCCTCGGTGTCGGATTGGGGCTGCTGATCGCGACAGACGTCGTCTATGTCGCGGAGTCGGCCAAGATCGGATCGCCCTTCGCTGCACTGGGCGCGACACTCGATTCGGGCGGGCACGCGTTCTTCCTCGACCGGCTCGGCGCCCACAAGACCCTCGATCTCATCTACACCGGCCGGCTCATGAGCGGCACGGAGGCGGTGGAGGCGGGGCTGTTCTCGCGGGTGCTCCCCGACGACCAGGTCGTGCAGGCGACGGTGGATGCTGCGTCCGCTGCCTCTCGCGGCGCCACTGCCGCCTTCCTGGCGAGTAAGCAGCTGATCTCACGCATCCGCGACGAGCGGCTCTCCCTCTGGGACTCGGTCGCGATCGAGAACGCCGCGCAAGCCGCTCTGTGCGACACCTCCGACTACCGCGAGGGCTTCGCCGCGTTCCAGGAGAAGCGACGGCCCGAGTTCCGCGGGCGCTGA
- the paaE gene encoding 1,2-phenylacetyl-CoA epoxidase subunit PaaE — protein MSLFTSVTASAPLPEPTRSAPRSRARFHTLTVAAVRPLTEDSIEVTFTVPPELADEYDHLPGQHVALRIDLEGVEVRRSYSLCSPPAHRADGEATSFSVAVKRDEGGAFSTWAQTGLHPGFEIDVMSPQGTFTSVLDELDHRHIVGVAAGSGITPLMALAQTVLRRSDTSRFTLLYTNRSTLDVMFLEELADLKDRYPTRLTLHHVLSREQRAAPVLSGRLDEDRLRLIFGALIPPDDVDEWFLCGPLALVDVCRDVLADLGVAREHIRFELFTTGEEPLRTARPVQAREGEKTVRIEVTLDGVSSTVQSPVGAHESVLNAALRVRPDAPFACAGGVCGTCRARVIEGSVTMTENYALEPDEIARGFVLTCQSHPTSDRVVVDYDV, from the coding sequence ATGTCTCTGTTCACCTCGGTCACGGCATCCGCTCCGCTCCCCGAACCGACCAGGAGCGCGCCGCGTTCCCGCGCTCGCTTCCACACGCTCACGGTCGCCGCGGTGCGCCCGCTCACGGAGGACTCGATCGAGGTGACGTTCACGGTGCCTCCCGAGCTCGCCGACGAGTACGACCATCTGCCCGGGCAGCACGTCGCGCTGCGCATCGATCTCGAGGGCGTCGAGGTACGGCGCTCGTACTCGCTGTGCAGTCCACCCGCGCATCGCGCAGACGGCGAAGCCACGAGCTTCAGCGTCGCGGTCAAGCGCGACGAAGGCGGCGCGTTCTCGACCTGGGCGCAGACGGGCCTGCACCCGGGCTTCGAGATCGATGTGATGAGCCCTCAGGGCACGTTCACGTCGGTGCTCGACGAGCTCGACCACCGTCACATCGTCGGCGTCGCCGCCGGATCCGGCATCACTCCGCTGATGGCTCTGGCCCAGACCGTGCTGCGACGGTCCGACACCTCGCGGTTCACGCTGCTCTACACGAACCGATCGACGCTCGACGTGATGTTCCTCGAAGAGCTCGCCGACCTGAAGGACCGCTACCCCACGCGCCTCACCCTGCACCACGTCCTCTCCCGCGAGCAGCGCGCGGCGCCGGTGCTGTCGGGTCGGCTCGACGAGGACAGACTGCGGCTGATCTTCGGCGCGCTGATCCCCCCGGACGACGTCGACGAGTGGTTCCTGTGCGGGCCGCTGGCGCTCGTCGATGTATGCAGAGATGTGCTCGCCGACCTCGGCGTCGCCCGCGAGCACATCCGCTTCGAGCTCTTCACGACCGGCGAAGAACCGCTCAGAACCGCTCGCCCCGTGCAGGCTCGGGAGGGTGAGAAGACCGTCCGGATCGAGGTCACGCTCGACGGTGTCTCATCCACGGTGCAGAGCCCCGTCGGCGCCCACGAGTCGGTTCTGAACGCCGCGCTGCGGGTGCGCCCCGACGCCCCGTTCGCGTGCGCGGGCGGAGTCTGCGGCACCTGTCGTGCGCGGGTGATCGAGGGCAGCGTGACGATGACCGAGAACTACGCCCTCGAACCCGACGAGATCGCGCGCGGCTTCGTGCTCACCTGCCAGTCCCACCCCACCAGCGACCGCGTCGTGGTCGACTACGACGTCTGA
- the paaD gene encoding 1,2-phenylacetyl-CoA epoxidase subunit PaaD → MVTLRRAQGLTQEDAWRIAASVADPEVPVLTIEDLGVLRALEVSGERVRVEITPTYSGCPAMDTIRDDLVLALTAAGWADVDVRLVLSPAWTTDWMSDAGKRKLEEYGIAPPSGRAALGSSNGPIRLAISVRCPRCGSLDTREVSRFGSTSCKALFECRACLEPFDHFKVH, encoded by the coding sequence ATGGTGACCCTTCGCCGGGCTCAGGGACTCACACAGGAGGATGCCTGGCGGATCGCCGCATCCGTCGCCGACCCTGAGGTGCCCGTGCTCACGATCGAGGATCTCGGCGTGCTGCGCGCCCTCGAGGTGAGCGGGGAGCGCGTCCGCGTCGAGATCACGCCGACGTACAGCGGGTGTCCGGCGATGGACACCATCCGCGACGACCTCGTGCTGGCGCTCACCGCCGCGGGTTGGGCCGATGTCGACGTGCGGTTGGTGCTCTCCCCCGCGTGGACTACGGACTGGATGTCGGATGCCGGCAAGCGCAAGCTCGAGGAGTACGGGATCGCGCCTCCTTCCGGGCGCGCAGCGCTCGGCTCTTCGAACGGCCCCATCCGTCTCGCGATCAGCGTTCGGTGTCCTCGGTGCGGCTCACTCGACACCCGCGAGGTCTCACGCTTCGGCTCCACCTCCTGCAAGGCTCTGTTCGAGTGCCGCGCCTGCCTCGAGCCCTTCGACCATTTCAAGGTGCACTGA
- the paaC gene encoding 1,2-phenylacetyl-CoA epoxidase subunit PaaC: MNSDVHGDVSVDELQLSDELTGTGEIPASADVAEYALRLGDDALILSQQLGAWISRAPELEEDVALANIALDLLGHARSLLRYAGAFDGRTEDDLAYFRDEPEFRSAWIVEQPNGGFAQTIARQFVVSTYMFELYSALRMSTDRTFSAVAEKALKEVDYHRDHAVQWMLRLAGGTEESRARIIRATTDVWPYVDELFRDDELIERLGDAAARPSTLRPGFDAVVNTVFVEAQLDIPAVAASSAGGRRGAHATPFGHLLAEMQVLARRHPGATW, encoded by the coding sequence GTGAACAGTGACGTGCACGGAGACGTCTCCGTCGACGAGCTGCAGCTCAGCGACGAGCTGACCGGAACCGGCGAGATCCCGGCATCCGCCGACGTCGCCGAGTACGCCCTCCGGCTGGGCGATGACGCGCTCATCCTCTCGCAGCAGCTCGGCGCCTGGATATCCCGTGCGCCCGAGCTGGAAGAGGACGTCGCCCTGGCCAACATCGCACTCGATCTGCTGGGGCATGCCCGCTCGCTGCTGCGCTACGCGGGTGCCTTCGACGGACGCACGGAGGATGATCTCGCCTACTTCCGCGACGAGCCGGAGTTCCGCAGCGCCTGGATCGTGGAGCAGCCCAACGGGGGCTTCGCGCAGACCATCGCGCGGCAGTTCGTCGTCTCGACCTACATGTTCGAGCTGTACTCCGCGCTGCGGATGAGTACCGATCGAACCTTCTCCGCCGTCGCGGAGAAGGCGCTCAAAGAGGTCGACTACCACCGCGACCATGCGGTGCAGTGGATGCTGCGCCTCGCGGGAGGTACGGAGGAATCGCGTGCCCGGATCATTCGGGCGACGACCGACGTCTGGCCTTACGTCGACGAGCTGTTCCGCGACGACGAACTGATCGAGCGTCTTGGCGATGCGGCGGCGCGGCCGTCGACACTGCGACCCGGGTTCGACGCCGTCGTGAACACCGTGTTCGTCGAAGCGCAGCTCGACATCCCCGCAGTCGCGGCCTCATCGGCCGGCGGCCGGCGCGGCGCGCACGCCACGCCCTTCGGACATCTCCTCGCGGAGATGCAGGTGCTCGCCCGACGGCATCCGGGGGCGACATGGTGA
- the paaB gene encoding 1,2-phenylacetyl-CoA epoxidase subunit PaaB, with the protein MATPGAAPSAGSGTRKEVWPLWEVFVRANRGLSHVHVGSLHAPDAEMAIRNARDLYTRRGEGVSIWVAPADAITTSDPDAKGAYFESSAGKNYRHAVYYTASEGVPHL; encoded by the coding sequence ATGGCGACACCGGGTGCGGCCCCTTCGGCAGGCTCAGGGACCCGGAAAGAAGTGTGGCCGCTGTGGGAGGTGTTCGTGCGCGCGAACCGTGGACTCAGCCATGTGCACGTGGGGTCGCTGCACGCGCCGGATGCCGAGATGGCGATCCGCAACGCACGCGATCTGTACACGCGCCGCGGCGAAGGCGTGTCGATCTGGGTCGCTCCCGCCGACGCGATCACCACGAGCGATCCCGACGCCAAGGGCGCCTACTTCGAGAGCTCCGCGGGCAAGAACTACCGTCACGCGGTGTACTACACCGCGTCCGAGGGGGTGCCGCACCTGTGA
- the paaA gene encoding 1,2-phenylacetyl-CoA epoxidase subunit PaaA: MTSPADLSLVDGELSEEERLFDELVANEQRIEPRDWMPDAYRKTLIRQISQHAHSEIIGMQPEGNWITRAPSLKRKAILMAKVQDEAGHGLYLYSAAQTLGITRDEMMEQLITGRAKYSSIFHYPTPTWADMGAIGWLVDGAAICNQVPLCRASYGPYGRAMVRVCKEESFHQRQGFEILLTLMQGTDEQRQMAQDAVNRWYWPSLAMFGPPDDQSPNSAQSMKWKIKRFSNDELRQRFVGMLVPQAEILGVTLPDPELRWNEETGRYDMGEIDWDEFFEVLRGNGPCNAERLERRRTAHEDGAWVREAAAAYADKQAAKAVA, encoded by the coding sequence ATGACGAGCCCCGCAGACCTGTCTCTCGTGGATGGCGAGCTCAGCGAAGAGGAGCGCCTGTTCGACGAACTCGTCGCGAACGAGCAGCGGATCGAGCCGCGTGACTGGATGCCCGACGCGTACCGCAAGACGCTCATCCGCCAGATCAGCCAGCACGCGCACTCGGAGATCATCGGCATGCAGCCGGAGGGCAACTGGATCACCCGAGCTCCGAGCCTCAAGCGCAAAGCGATCCTGATGGCGAAGGTGCAGGACGAAGCCGGTCACGGCTTGTACCTCTACTCCGCCGCGCAGACTCTGGGCATCACTCGCGACGAGATGATGGAGCAGCTCATCACCGGTCGTGCCAAGTACTCCTCGATCTTCCACTATCCGACCCCGACATGGGCCGACATGGGCGCAATCGGCTGGCTCGTCGATGGCGCAGCGATCTGCAACCAGGTGCCGCTGTGCCGCGCCTCCTACGGCCCCTACGGCCGGGCGATGGTGCGCGTCTGCAAGGAGGAGTCGTTCCACCAGCGGCAGGGTTTCGAGATCCTGCTCACTCTCATGCAAGGCACCGACGAACAGCGCCAGATGGCTCAGGATGCCGTGAACCGCTGGTACTGGCCGAGCCTCGCGATGTTCGGCCCTCCCGACGACCAGTCCCCGAACTCCGCCCAGTCGATGAAGTGGAAGATCAAGCGATTCTCGAACGATGAGCTGCGCCAGCGCTTCGTCGGCATGCTCGTGCCGCAGGCCGAGATCCTCGGCGTGACCCTTCCCGATCCCGAGCTGCGGTGGAACGAGGAGACGGGACGGTACGACATGGGCGAGATCGACTGGGACGAGTTCTTCGAGGTGCTCCGCGGCAACGGCCCCTGCAACGCCGAGCGCCTCGAGCGGCGCCGCACCGCGCATGAAGACGGCGCCTGGGTGCGCGAGGCCGCGGCCGCGTACGCCGACAAGCAGGCTGCCAAGGCGGTGGCGTGA
- a CDS encoding pilus assembly protein CpaE: MITRELAVALRDAGLAWHPAEGDRFQLDLPDDVELEAEADVFTVSEMTIEARQTPSGTDLAFNGTTEWALDAVTLADAVWLPREDQLRELLRGTFRRLSRLDDAFEVVVEIAGETLRYEHPDPSEAYGRALLELISRSH, encoded by the coding sequence ATGATCACCCGTGAACTCGCCGTCGCCCTTCGCGACGCCGGGCTGGCCTGGCACCCCGCCGAGGGCGACCGCTTCCAGCTCGACCTCCCCGACGACGTCGAACTCGAAGCCGAGGCCGACGTGTTCACGGTCAGCGAGATGACGATCGAGGCGCGCCAGACGCCCAGCGGCACCGACCTCGCCTTCAACGGCACCACCGAGTGGGCGCTCGACGCGGTGACTCTGGCCGACGCCGTGTGGCTGCCGCGAGAGGATCAGCTCCGCGAACTCCTGCGGGGCACGTTCCGCCGCCTCAGCCGTCTCGACGACGCGTTCGAGGTCGTGGTCGAGATCGCCGGCGAGACGCTGCGGTACGAGCATCCCGACCCTTCGGAGGCCTACGGCCGAGCGCTCCTCGAGCTGATCTCGCGCTCGCACTGA
- the eccCa gene encoding type VII secretion protein EccCa: MTKSLFHRPTRITAPPMPPDAELIPAPPSLEDQGGAMPLQFLLPLIGALSSVIMMVVLRNGQPLFLVLAAVIFVVAVVGGLGFALSSRGRAARKGRTRRELYLDYLERLRTELRERGDRDRAAALAVHPAPDGLVEIMRNPARRWERRRTDADHLSARIGLAARPWFALSIATPESPLEPADPILQREAEIVARTLDAVPEMPITADLDDAWVVSVVAERDRGMSAIRSLIAQLATAHTPDDLALAAAYSPEHAGDWAGFDLLPHVQDTALFDGPLPARRIAPDLALLGDVLAGELTARAGSATGVQRRGSGEIQRARLIVVIDDHGRAASRLSSPDPHLRLQDLNVTVVHLLADRLHEPDDVDVRITIAENDAIVTHRASSAAPVPVAFIPDDTRSDTLVALARSMAAFRTVHVAARADSGTTDPLDITRLLGITDVADIDPTALWAPRSPSAFLRVPFGTDDNGRPVFLDLKESAQEGMGPHGICVGATGSGKSEMLRTLLLSLALVHPPEDLSLLLVDYKGGAAFSPFQSLPHVAGLIDNLAADPQLTTRARASLQGEVLRRQQMLKDADSSPSITHYRELRKTRPDLDPMPHLFMVIDEFGELLTAEPEFIDLFLQIGRIGRSIGIHLLLSSQRIEAGKLRGLDTYLSYRLGLRTFSESESHVVLGTTDAYRLPALPGYGILKVDTSVYQRFRAGFVSGPVPARSAPVTTDGERNRVFRLPLYNGISQDTDDGPVPAPALSAPEMGELFIDEAVTRLRADDRTVTSAWLPPLPERLALGQILGEQDAATDLELPIGLIDDPAHQTQSPWILDLTRGGGHLAIIGSPQSGRGTLLRTIAVSLALTRTPKDVAIYGMDLAGGGLRRLEPFPHVGGVATRSDPARMRRLIEELEAMLTTREQIFKDTGIDSVSQLRSRHASGQIPQLASAEIVVLVNGYGALRQEFDDLDAAFTAIMIRAANYGVHIVVALSRWSELRIAHQSLFGRKIEMRLNDAGDSQVDRNLARTIRAAAPGRALSDNGLIGQVALPVLEAADEGELGDAVETLGHRVAASWSGPSAAPIRLLPQDLDPDQLPEAVDEPDSVPFGLRQDTMEPAFWEFTRSDQHLLVFGDARSGKSSTLRMIVAGLIERFTPDELAIAVVDSRGHVGETIPDAYLAAHARTTAQTSGLASSIATELSRRPSLDPAALAAAPRVVLIVDDHDIMSAGGIEHLTALAAHLPTARDTRFHIILSRPVAGSVRAMYSPFLQGIRDTGGALLLLSGDRSEGQILPRVHAERFPPGRGRYVRRGESPHVVQVAHMPGRTEQTR, translated from the coding sequence GTGACGAAATCGCTGTTCCACCGTCCCACTCGCATCACCGCCCCGCCGATGCCGCCGGACGCGGAGCTCATCCCCGCACCGCCGTCCCTGGAAGATCAGGGCGGAGCGATGCCCCTACAGTTCCTGCTGCCTCTGATCGGCGCCCTGTCATCGGTGATCATGATGGTCGTGCTCCGCAACGGCCAGCCGCTGTTCCTCGTGCTCGCCGCCGTGATCTTCGTCGTCGCCGTCGTCGGCGGGCTGGGATTCGCGCTGTCGTCGCGGGGCCGCGCCGCCCGCAAGGGCCGCACCCGCCGCGAGTTGTACCTCGACTATCTCGAGCGGCTCCGCACCGAGCTGCGCGAACGCGGAGACCGTGACCGTGCCGCCGCTCTCGCCGTGCACCCCGCCCCGGACGGCCTGGTCGAGATCATGCGGAATCCCGCTCGTCGGTGGGAACGGAGACGCACCGACGCCGACCACCTGTCCGCCCGGATCGGGCTCGCCGCGCGCCCCTGGTTCGCACTCAGCATCGCGACCCCGGAGTCTCCCCTGGAGCCCGCTGATCCGATCCTGCAACGGGAAGCCGAGATCGTCGCCCGCACCCTCGATGCTGTTCCCGAGATGCCGATCACCGCCGACCTCGACGACGCCTGGGTCGTGTCGGTCGTCGCCGAGCGCGACCGCGGCATGTCCGCTATCCGTTCCCTCATCGCCCAGCTCGCCACCGCCCACACCCCCGACGACCTCGCCCTCGCCGCCGCCTATTCGCCGGAGCACGCCGGCGACTGGGCCGGTTTCGACCTGCTTCCCCACGTCCAGGACACAGCGTTGTTCGACGGCCCCCTGCCCGCGCGTCGCATCGCCCCCGACCTCGCCCTTCTCGGCGACGTCCTCGCGGGCGAGCTGACCGCGCGCGCCGGTTCGGCCACCGGAGTCCAGCGTCGTGGCAGCGGCGAGATCCAGCGGGCGCGCCTGATCGTCGTCATCGATGATCACGGACGGGCGGCGTCCCGCCTGAGCAGCCCCGACCCGCACCTGCGGCTGCAGGACCTGAACGTCACCGTCGTCCACCTCCTCGCCGACCGGCTGCACGAACCCGACGATGTCGACGTGCGCATCACGATCGCAGAGAACGATGCGATCGTCACCCATCGCGCATCCTCTGCCGCCCCCGTGCCGGTGGCGTTCATCCCCGACGACACGCGCAGCGACACGCTGGTCGCGCTCGCCCGGTCGATGGCGGCGTTCCGCACCGTCCACGTCGCCGCCCGCGCCGACAGCGGCACCACGGATCCCCTGGACATCACCCGTCTCCTCGGCATCACCGACGTCGCCGACATCGACCCGACCGCGCTGTGGGCGCCCCGCTCCCCCAGCGCATTCCTGCGCGTGCCGTTCGGCACCGACGACAACGGGCGGCCCGTGTTCCTCGACCTGAAGGAGAGCGCTCAGGAAGGCATGGGCCCGCACGGGATCTGCGTCGGCGCGACCGGGTCGGGCAAATCGGAGATGCTCCGCACGCTTCTGCTGTCCCTCGCTCTCGTGCACCCGCCCGAGGATCTCAGCCTCCTCCTCGTCGACTACAAGGGCGGCGCAGCGTTCTCCCCGTTCCAGTCGCTGCCCCACGTCGCAGGACTCATCGACAACCTCGCCGCCGACCCGCAGCTGACCACGCGTGCACGTGCGTCTCTGCAGGGCGAGGTGCTCCGGCGCCAGCAGATGCTGAAAGACGCCGACTCCTCCCCCTCGATCACCCACTATCGCGAGCTGCGCAAGACCCGTCCCGACCTCGATCCGATGCCGCATCTGTTCATGGTGATCGACGAGTTCGGTGAGCTGCTGACCGCCGAACCGGAGTTCATCGACCTGTTCCTGCAGATCGGACGCATCGGACGCTCCATCGGCATCCACCTGCTACTGTCCAGCCAGCGCATCGAAGCCGGCAAGCTCCGCGGCCTCGACACCTACCTGTCTTACCGGCTGGGTCTGCGTACGTTCAGCGAGAGCGAATCCCACGTCGTCCTCGGCACCACCGACGCGTATCGCCTCCCAGCCCTCCCCGGCTACGGCATCCTCAAAGTCGACACATCGGTGTACCAGCGGTTCCGTGCTGGATTCGTCTCCGGACCGGTACCCGCCCGGTCCGCGCCCGTCACCACCGACGGCGAGCGGAATCGGGTCTTCCGTCTCCCGCTGTACAACGGCATCTCCCAGGACACGGATGACGGTCCGGTCCCGGCCCCCGCGCTCTCCGCACCGGAAATGGGTGAACTGTTCATCGACGAGGCCGTGACACGCCTGCGAGCCGACGACCGCACAGTCACCTCGGCGTGGTTGCCGCCGCTCCCGGAACGACTCGCCCTCGGACAGATCCTCGGCGAGCAGGATGCCGCGACGGATCTCGAGCTGCCCATCGGGCTGATCGACGACCCCGCGCATCAGACGCAGTCCCCGTGGATCCTCGATCTCACCCGCGGCGGCGGACACCTCGCCATCATCGGCAGCCCGCAATCGGGACGCGGCACGCTCCTGCGCACCATCGCCGTCTCCCTCGCTTTGACTCGCACGCCCAAGGACGTCGCCATCTATGGGATGGACCTCGCCGGTGGCGGTCTGCGCCGTCTGGAGCCGTTCCCGCACGTCGGCGGCGTCGCGACCCGCTCCGACCCCGCTCGGATGCGACGCCTGATCGAAGAACTCGAAGCGATGCTCACCACCCGCGAACAGATCTTCAAGGACACCGGGATCGATTCGGTCTCGCAGCTGCGGTCCCGGCACGCATCAGGACAGATCCCGCAGCTCGCGTCTGCCGAGATCGTCGTCCTCGTGAACGGGTACGGCGCCCTGCGTCAGGAGTTCGATGACTTGGATGCCGCGTTCACCGCGATCATGATCCGTGCCGCGAACTACGGGGTCCACATCGTCGTCGCCCTGTCCCGCTGGAGCGAACTGCGCATCGCTCATCAATCCCTGTTCGGCAGAAAGATCGAGATGCGCCTCAACGACGCCGGAGATTCCCAGGTCGACCGGAACCTCGCACGCACCATCCGCGCTGCGGCTCCCGGCCGCGCCCTCAGCGACAACGGACTCATCGGCCAGGTCGCCCTTCCGGTCCTGGAGGCCGCAGACGAAGGCGAACTCGGAGACGCCGTCGAGACGCTGGGGCACCGCGTCGCCGCTTCCTGGTCCGGCCCATCCGCGGCGCCCATCCGACTGCTCCCGCAGGACCTCGACCCGGACCAGCTCCCCGAGGCCGTCGACGAGCCGGACTCCGTCCCGTTCGGCCTCCGGCAGGACACCATGGAACCCGCGTTCTGGGAGTTCACCCGCTCCGACCAGCACCTCCTCGTGTTCGGCGACGCCCGCAGCGGCAAATCCAGCACGCTCCGCATGATCGTCGCTGGGCTCATCGAGCGGTTCACTCCGGACGAACTCGCCATCGCCGTCGTCGACTCCCGTGGGCATGTCGGAGAGACGATCCCCGACGCCTATCTCGCGGCGCACGCCCGCACCACCGCTCAAACGTCAGGGCTCGCATCCTCCATCGCCACCGAGCTCTCCCGCCGCCCGAGCCTCGACCCCGCCGCCCTCGCGGCCGCACCCCGCGTCGTCCTGATCGTCGACGACCACGACATCATGAGCGCCGGCGGCATCGAACACCTCACGGCCCTCGCCGCGCACCTGCCCACCGCCCGGGACACCCGTTTCCACATCATCCTGTCCCGCCCGGTGGCCGGATCCGTGAGAGCGATGTACAGCCCGTTCCTTCAGGGGATCCGAGACACCGGCGGGGCCCTCCTGCTCCTGTCTGGCGACCGCAGCGAGGGACAGATCCTTCCCCGCGTGCACGCCGAACGCTTCCCCCCAGGACGTGGCCGCTACGTCCGCCGCGGCGAGTCCCCGCACGTCGTCCAGGTCGCCCACATGCCCGGGAGAACCGAGCAGACACGATGA